GATGTGCGGCGTTTCCTGGGCAACGGGATGCAGAGGCTGATTGAGCTGGCGGTTCCGTCAGACTGCCCGGAAGAAAAGAAAACGAAGATTCTGGAGCGTTTTAAGGAGCATTACAAAATACACTGTGCGGACAGGACAAAGCCCTATGACGGCATCACGGAGCTGCTGCAGGATTTGCGGAAGAGCGGCTGCCGGACAGCGGTTGTCTCCAATAAGGGGGACTTTGCCGTGCAGGAGCTGAATCAGCAATACTTTGCAGGGCTGATGGACTGCGCAATCGGCGAAAAGGAAGGCGTGAGGAAGAAACCGGCGCCGGACTCTGTGAACGAGGTTTTGAAAAAACTGCAGATTGACCGGCAGGATGCTGTATACATCGGCGATTCGGAGGTGGACATCCATACGGCGAAAAATGCCGGGATGGACTGCATCATCGTGAGCTGGGGCTTCCGGGAGCGGGATTTTCTTACTGCGCAGGGGGCGGAGCTGATCGTGGATTCTGCAGAGGAGCTGGAAAGACAGATTCTGGGGGCGTAGACCAAGCCGCCGTTCTGCCCGTACGGCTTCAATTCAACAGACCATTTTCCGAAGCTCTCCGGGGAGTTTTACCGTACAGGCGGAGTTTTTTCATGGTGTTGCTGTTTATATGATAAAAATGCCGCTGCTATCTTCGCAATGAGCAAAGAACGCAGCGGCATTTTTGAATTCATGGGAATTTCTTAAATTTTCCCATGAGAAAGCAAATTTTACATACCTGGAATCTGCAGAGGGACTTTACAGCTTCTCTCCGGTGAGCAGCTCGTAAGCCTGCAGGTATTTATCGATGGTTTTCTGTACGATATCCTCCGGCAGCGTCCAGTCGTTGCCCGGATTTGCTTTCAGCCAGTCGCGGGCGAACTGCTTATCAAAGGACGGCTGACCGTGTCCCGGCTCGTAGCCCTCTGCCGGCCAGAAACGGGAGCTGTCCGGGGTGAGCATTTCGTCGCCTATCACGAGATTGCCGTTTTCGTCCAGACCAAATTCAAATTTGGTATCCGCGATGATAATGCCGCGGCTGAGAGCGTAATCCGCACATTTTTTGTAAAGTGCGATCGTGCAGTCGCGAAGCTTTACAGCATACTCCTCACCCTTGCCCGGAAAATATTTTTCCAGATGTGCAATGCTCTGCTCAAAGGAAATATTCTCATCGTGGTCACCGATTTCGGCTTTGGTGGACGGGGTGTAAATCGGCTCCGGCAGCTTGTCGGATTCCTTCAGTCCTTCCGGAAGGCGGATGCCGCATACGGTACCGTTTTCCTTATAGCTTGCCCAGCCACTGCCGGTGATGTAGCCGCGTACGATGCATTCAATCGGAAGCATTTCCAGCTTTTTGCACATCATGCTGTTGCCGTCAAAACGGGGCTGGCGGAAAAATTCCGGCATATCGTTCACATCTGTGGAAATCATGTGATTCGGAAGGATGTCTTCGGTCATATTAAACCAGAATTTTGACATCTGCGTAAGTACCGTGCCCTTTTTCGTTACCGTATTGTTCAGAATCACATCAAAGCAACTGATGCGGTCTGTGGCAACCATAATAAGGCTGTCGCCGTTGTCATAAATTTCACGGACCTTTCCTTCTTTTATCGGTTTCATTTCTTCTGCGCTCATTCGTATCCACTCCTGTTTCAGTTATTATTTAAGCTATTACAGATACACTATACCATAGTTTATTTTATTTTGATATACCAAAATAAAATATATTTTTGCCTGTGCCGGGTGCACGTTACTGCGAACGAAGTGGACAGTGCCCTGTGCACGGTTATGTCTGTTCAAACGGAAGGTCTTCTGATATAATGAATTTATTCTGGCGGAAATTCGCAATAAGGCGGAAAGGATGGCGTGAGAGCGATGAATAATATGATTACTTATGCGGAAACGATGATGGACAGCTTTGCGGTGCGCCCGTTTAATTCGGTGGACAGTCTGATTTTGTCATGGGTTTCGTATATGCGTTTTCCGGAGTCAATGAGTGAAATAAGGAGCTGGCGCGGAATGGGTATCCGGGAGCTGCTTTGCGCGGAATATTTCTCGGAAATGTTTGCGGATTTATGGAATCCGGAGGGAAACCGGCAGCTTTTATTCGCGCTGGCGGCAAGTCCGCGGTTCCGCGGGATTACAGTCTGCGGCTATGTGGAGCAGCTTGACAGAGAGCGGGAAAAGCAGTTTTCTGCTACCACTTTCAGAATCGGACCGGAACTTTCTTATGTTGCATTCCGGGGAACGGATGATACCATTGTGGGGTGGAAAGAGGACTTTAATATGGCGTTCCAGTGCCCGGTCCCCTCGCAGGAAGCCGCTGTGGGATATCTTAGTGAGGCGGCTTTGCACACGCAGGGAACGCTTCTGACAGGAGGACATTCCAAGGGTGGAAACCTGTCTGTTTATGCGGCGGCAAAGTGCGCTCCCGAAATCCGGGAACGTATCCGGAAAATATACTCGCACGATGGTCCTGGCTTCCAGGAGACGGTGCTGAGCAGCGAAGCGTTCCAGCACACGCTGCCAAAGGTGGAAAAGACGATTCCGCAGTCGTCTCTGGTGGGAATGCTTCTGGAAAACCAGGAGGATTATCTGGTGGTCAGAAGCAGCAGCGTCAGCCTCTGGCAGCACGATCCGTTTTCCTGGATGGTGGAGGACGGGCAGTTCTGCATGTTAAGCGGGCTGACGCCGGGCGCGAAGATGCGGGACGCCGCGCTGAACGAATGGATTCGCAACCTCTCGGAGGAGGAACGGGAACGGTTTGTTGATGCGTTGTTTGAGGTAATTGCTGTAAACGGGATAGACACCATTTCCGAGTTTAGCTCCGGCTGGAAGAAAAACATTCCGGCGGCATTCCAGAAGGTATCGCAGCTTGATGCGGAAACGCGGGAATTTGTGTTTTGTGCGCTCAGAAATCTGGCGTCGCTCCGCATGAAGAACTTCCCGGAGCTGTTTAAGGTGCCGCGCAGCCAGGAACCGAAGAAGTCTCCGGAACCGGAAACATAACCTGTATGGTAAAAAGCGGGAGGGTACCCCCGGCGCGGCAGGAGGCGCTGATGCTGCCGCCCATGTGCTCCGTCAGACTTTTGCTGATGGTGAGACCGAGACCGGTGCCGCCGCGGCTGCGCGACTGCTCCTGCATATAGAAGCGGTCGAAGAGGCGGGTGGGGTCGGAGGGCGCCTGTTCCGGCAGGATATCGTTTTCAAAAAGAAAGCAGACGCTGCCGCCCGCCGGATTTTCCTGCACGCGCACAAAGATATGGCTTTGTGCGTAGCGCAGGGCGTTCTGCAGCAGGTTGACAAAGATGCGCTTCAGCGCATCTGCATCCCCGTGAATGCATATTTCGTGCGCGGGAAGCTGGCAGTTTATCTCCAGATGCGCTGCTTCAAACTGCGCATAATGCTCCAGACAGGTTTCACGCAGAATCCGCGCCGCGTCCACGGATTCTTTTTTGACGGAAAAATCCTGTGAGGTGACGCGCGAAAGCTCGTAAAACTGTGCAATCAGCGTCTGCAGCGATTCAGCTCTGCGGATGGCGGTCTCCAGATATCCGGCGTCTGCCGTATCCAGGGAATCTTTATTTATCAGCTTCAGATAGCCGAGCACGGCTGTCAGCGGCGTGCGCAAATCGTGGCTGATGTTCTCAATCTGCTCCTTCAGGAGCTTTTCCTGTTTTTGATAGGTGATGTGCTCCTGCCGGATGGCGGTGAGATTTTCATTGATTACCTGCAGAAGCTCCTCCAGAGAAGCTTCATGAACGGGCAGCTTTACGATGCGGTTTTCTGGAAGAGCATCGTTTATTTCCCGCAGAGCGGCGGTGGTCTGGCGGATGGATTTTTGCAGCAGGAAGAAACGGTATGCAAAATACACTGCCGCCAGAATAAATAAAATAAGTAAAATTGTCTGCATAAAAGTTCCTCCCTTCAAAGCCAGTCGTCCGCGGCAGAGTGAAAGTGTGTAAAGCCAGCCGTCCGCGGCAGGGCGTCAGCAGATAGAGCCCCCACGATGGATAGAGCCCGCCACGATGGATGCGGCGGCCGCGCATTGTCCGGCGGAGCGCCAGCGCTTAAGTCGCCGTGCATACGACAAATGCGCCAGGCGGACGTTTTTTGCTTACAGCTCCAGGCGGCGCAGGCGAAGCACGCCCCAGATAAGAAAGATAACACAGCCGATAACGCCGGCGGCGATGCAGTGCAGCATCCCTCCTGCGGTATCCCAGATACTGTTGTAGGTGTTCATGGATACGACTACGTCCATGCGCAGGAAGTTGTACGGCATCCATTCTGCGATACGCGCAAAGAGCGCAGATTTCAGACCGATAAGAAAGCACGCCATCGGAATGCCGTAGAAGAGCAGGACCCACCAGAGCATGCCGGTTATTTCTTTGCGGCAGAGCATGAATATGACATTCGCAAAAATCAGAGAGGCAACGGCGCTCGGCAGGGAGGCGGCGATAGCAAGCAGCATCTGCTGCACCGGCAGCCACTCCGGCTCCCGCAGGGTGAGAAAAGCACATGCAACATAAAATATAAAAACGACGAGAAGCAGGAGCAGGGCGGTCAGCAGGCTGACGATACACTTGCCAATCAAAATGCTTTCGCGGGAAATGCCGTAAGCGACGGTCGTTTTCAGAACGCCGGATTTCCGGTCTTCATTAAAGAGCACGCCCGCCACAGCGGCGCCGAGAATTACCATAATAAACGGCTGCGCCACAAAGTTATTTAGGGAAAAGCGCACGGTGTTATAAGCAAAATCCGGGGTGAGCGCAGCGCCGATAATTAAGGCAATATGCGTAAGCAATACAATTCCACAGAGGACTGCGCCGAAGATATAAAGGGAGCGGCTGTGCAGGATACGGTAAATTTCACTTCTTATATAGTTTAGCATGTTTTTGTACCCCCGTTTTTCAGATTCATGTAATATTCTTCCAGCGACTGGTGACAGCGCATAAGGCTGTGCACTGCAAGGTGTGCGTCAACTGCCAGGGCGCTGTAGGCTTCCGTCGGGCGGTCCGCCTGTAATATGTGAATTTTCCCCTCCGGCAGAATCTGATAGTGCGTATGTCCGAATTTCTGCTCCAGAAGAACGGCGTAGACCTGCGCGTCCGACACCTGGATTTCCACATAATCAGCGCATTTTTTATAAAGCGCTTCTGCGGAAATCTCCTCCAGCAGCTTCCCTCTCTGCAGAAATCCGAAAATGGTAGCAATCTGCTCCAGCTCGCTTAAAATGTGGCTGGATAATAAAATGGTGATGTTTTTCTCGCGGTTCAGCTTCAGAAGGAGGTTGCGCATTTCCAGAATCCCGCTGGGATCCAGTCCGTTGATGGGCTCATCGAGCAGCAGAAATTCGGGCACGCCGAGCAGGGCGACGGCAAGACCGAGGCGCTGCTTCATGCCAAAGGAGAGCTCCCGGCAGGATTTCTTACGGAATTCAGACAGACCGGTCATCTCCAGCGCCTCCTCCAGAGGCTGTTTTCCGGGGATACCCTTCTGCAGACGGTAATATTCCAGATTCTGCTCGACGGTGAGCGTCGGATAAAAACCGGCCTCCTCAATCAGCACGCCGATACGGGAGCGCGCGCTTTGCAAATCCTTCTGTGTGTGCTTTCCGAACAGGGACAGCTCCCCGGCAGTCGGAAAAATCTGTCCCGAAAGAAGCTTCAGAAAGGTTGTTTTGCCGGCGCCGTTGTCGCCGACCAGACCGTAGATTTCCCCGCGTTTTATGGAAATAGACACTTTATCCAGCGCGCAGAAATTATGGTAATACTTTGTGAGTTCACAGGACCTTGCAGTATAAGTTTCCATAGCTTTCTTAATTCCTTTCTCTATCAGTCGGCCGTTTGCAAAGCAGGGCTGCTTATGCCGGTAAAGCTTTTGCTTAACGGTCCGTTATGGATTGTATTATAAAATCTGCACTTTAAATAAGTCCTCAGGAAAGTTTAAAGAAATCATAAAGATTGCCTACGCCATTTTAAAACCAATGCCCCAGACTGTTTTTATGTATTCATTGTCTGCGTCGCAGGCGGCAATTTTTTTGCGCAGGTTGCTCACATGGACATTCACGGTGTTGTCCTCGCCGTAGTAGCCTCCCTGCCAGACGCGTTCATAGAGCGTCTCGCGGGAGAAGACCTTCTCAAGTTCCCGCGCAAGAAGCAGCAGGATGTCATATTCGTGGGGCGTGAGCACAAGCTCCTGCCCGTTTACCGTCGCTCTGCGCGCGGCGGGGCAGATGCACAGCTTTTTATAAGAAATGTCATCTGCGGCAGGCTTTGCCGCGGGCATTCTCTGCGCTCTGCGCAGGCAGGCGGTAATGCGCGCCAGCAGCTCCTCCGGCTCGAAGGGCTTTGTCATATAATCGTCCGCGCCGCCGGTCAGAAGCTGCACCTTGTCCGCCAGGGATGATTTTGCGGAGAGCACCAGAACCGGGATATCCGGCTGCTTTTCTGCGCGTATTCTTTTCAGCAGCTCCTCGCCGGTCATACCCGGCAGCATCAGATCAAGAATTATCATATCAAAGCTTTCCAGCTCCAGCCGCAGGAGAGCCTCCGTGCCCGAAAATGCCTGCGCTGTCTGCAGCCCGTTTTTTTCGCAGATACTGCGTATCAGATGATTAATGTCCGCGTCGTCCTCGGAAATCAGAATTTTTGCCATATGTTTTTCTCCTGTCTTTATCTGGTCTGATAAGGGAAACCGGGACCTGAAGCACCGGACCCATGTCATAGAATAGCATATCCGGGGCGGATGCGCTACTGGATTCCTGTGTTTTTCGCCGGGAGGCAGCCGCCTGATTCCTGTTCAGGCGTAAGCTATGCAGGCGGCAGACCGCCAGCTAAAGCAGGCTATCCGCTGCTGCCATATCTCCTGTCTGTGGCAGAACGGTGGAAGAAATGACGGCGTTTCTGAAAAAAACATAAATTTATTGTATAATATAACGAAAAAATCTTAAAAATTTCAATGTAAAAAGAAAAATATTCTATGTTTTTTCCGGAACAACATCGTGTATAATGTCGATATCAACAAACGGCACGGACAGAGGTCCGGTCAGAAGGGAGAATTTCAAGTATGAAAAAGAGAATTTTTGCACTGACAATGGCAGCAGTTATGGGTCTTTCCATGACAGCATTTGCTGAGGGCGAGGTGGCTAACAAAGATAAGCCGCTTGTATGGTTCAACCGTCAGCCGTCCAACAGCTCCACAGGTGAGCTTGATATGGCGGCTCTGAGCTTCAACGAGAATACCTATTATGTAGGATTTGACGCAAACCAGGGCGCAGAGCTTCAGGGAACAATGGTAAAGGATTATATCGAGGCACATGCAGATACGATCGACCGCAATGGCGACGGCGTAATCGGTTACGTTCTGGCAATCGGCGATATCGGACACAATGATTCCATCGCACGTACAAGAGGTGTTCGTAAAGCTCTTGGCACAGGCGTTGACAAAGACGGCGACATCAACAGCGATCCGGCAGGTACAAATACCGACGGTTCCGCAAGCGTGGTACAGGACGGCACACTGGAAATCAACGGCACGACCTACGTGGTACGTGAGCTGGCTTCCCAGGAAATGAAGAACTCCGCAGGTGCTACATGGGATGCAGCTACCGCAGGAAACGCAATCGGTACATGGTCCGCTTCCTTCGGCGATCAGATTGATATCGTTGTTTCCAATAACGATGGTATGGGCATGGCAATGTTCAATGCATGGTCCAAAGACCAGGGCGTGGCAACCTTCGGCTACGATGCAAACAGCGACGCAGTAGCAGCTATCGCAGAGGGCTACGGCGGAACCATCAGCCAGCACGCAGATGTACAGGCTTACCTCACACTTCGTGTTCTGCGCAACGCACTGGACGGCGTAGATATCGACACCGGTATCGGCACAGCAGATGATGCAGGCAACGTTCTGACAGACGATGTATATGTATACAATGAAGAGCAGCGCTCCTACTACGCATTGAACGTAGCAGTTACCGCTGACAACTACGAAGATTATCTGGATGCTACCGTAACCTACGCTCCGGTATCCAACCAGCTTGATGAGAGCGCACATGCAACGAAGTCTGTATGGCTGAACATCTACAACGCAGCAGATAACTTCCTCAGCGCTACCTACCAGCCGCTCCTTCAGAAGTATGATGACCTTCTGAATCTGAATGTGGAATACATCGGCGGCGACGGACAGACAGAGTCCAACATCACAAACCGTCTCGGAAATCCGAGCCAGTATGATGCATTCGCAATCAACATGGTTAAGACAGACAACGCAGCTTCCTATACATCTCTGCTTAGTCAGTAAGGTTGTTTGGATAAAGATGCAAGGATTATCAGGGAGAAGAAATTCTCCCTATTCCTTTTAGTAGGGGAAAATATCAGGCATAGGAGTAATAAGAATGGCAGATAAGAAAGATGTAAATGTCTTATCAATACGCGGCATGAGCAAATCCTTCGGCAGAAACCGGGTGCTCGACCACATCAATCTGGACGTGAAGCGCGGGACGGTTATGGGTCTGATGGGCGAAAACGGCGCCGGCAAATCGACGATGATGAAATGTCTTTTCGGCACCTATCAGAAGGATGAGGGCACCATTTTCCTGGATGGAAAGGAAGTAAACTTTTCCGGACCGAAGGATGCCCTGGAAAACGGTATCGCGATGGTTCACCAGGAGCTGAACCAGTGTCTGGAGCGGAACGTAATCGACAACCTTTTCCTTGGCCGCTATCCGGTCAATTCACTGGGCGTCGTTGATGAAGGCAGAATGAAAAAAGAGGCTTCGGAGCTTTTCCGTAAGCTTGGAATGACAGTAAACCTTACGCAGCCGATGCGGAACATGTCCGTATCACAGCGGCAGATGTGTGAGATTGCCAAGGCAATTTCCTACAACGCGAAAGTAATCGTTCTTGATGAGCCGACCTCCTCGCTTACCGTACAGGAGGTAAACAAGCTGTTTGAAATGATGCGGATGCTGAAGGAGCAGGGCATTGCACTGGTCTACATATCTCATAAGATGGATGAGATTTTTGAAATCTGCGACGAGATTTCCGTACTGCGGGACGGTAATCTGGTCATGACCAAGGAAACAAAAGAGACCAATATGAACGAGCTGATCGCGGCGATGGTAGGGCGTTCCCTGGAGAACCGTTTCCCACCGGTGGACAACAAACCGGGAGACGTGGTGCTCTCCATCCAGAACCTTTCCACGAAATACGAGCCGCATCTGCAGGACATCTCCTTCGATGTGCGTGAGGGAGAAATCTTCGGACTGTATGGTCTGGTCGGCGCGGGGCGTACAGAGCTTCTGGAGACGATCTTCGGCGTCCGCACCAGAGCGGCGGGGCGCGTGTATTATAAGGGACAGCTTATGAACTTTGAAAATGCCAGGGAAGCGATGGATCATGGCTTTGCGATGATTACTGAGGAGCGCAAGGCGAACGGGCTTTTCCTCAAGGAGGACCTGACGTTCAATACCACGATTGCGAACCTCGACCAGTATAAATCTGGCATTGCGCTTTCCGACCCGAAGATGGTAAAGGCGACGGCGAATGAAATAAAGGTTATGCATACAAAGTGCATGGGACCGGACGATATGATTACCAGCCTTTCCGGTGGCAATCAGCAGAAGGTCATTTTCGGAAAGTGGCTGGAGCGCAGCCCTAAGGTATTCATGATGGACGAGCCTACGCGCGGTATCGACGTAGGCGCGAAGTATGAGATCTACGAGCTGATTATCAGCATGGCAAAGCAGGGAAAGACCATCATCGTGGTTTCCTCTGAAATGCCGGAGATTCTGGGAATTACAAACCGCATTGGCGTTATGTCGAACGGGCATCTTTCCGGTATTGTGAATACAAAGGAAACAAACCAGGAAGAGCTTCTGCGGCTCAGCGCGAAATACCTATAGTGAGGGAGAACGATAAATATGGCAAATGGAAATGGAAAAATTCTGACGGCAGAGCAGGAGAAAAAGCTGCTTGCGCCCATTGAAGAATATGTCGGCAAGATTCAGAAAAAAATAGATGCGCTCAGAGCAGATGGCACCGATAAGGTCATCGCTGCCCAGAGCAGTATCGATGCAATTAAGAGAGACCGCACGATGCCGGCCTCCGAGAAAGAAGCCGCGATTGCAAAGCTCCGCAGCGAGATGGAAAAGGCAAAGAGCGTAGAGGCGGCAAACAAAAATGAAGTCTCCAGGCTGATTGCCGATGCGGAAAACTATCTGAAGGCGCATTTTGATAAAGAGTATTATCAGCCGGTGAAGGAGAGCTGCGAGCAGGAAAAGGCGCTTGCCAAGACCGCCTATGAGGAAAAGGTGGCGAAATTAAAGGCGGAGCACCAGACGACGGTAGCGAAGCTGTCCAACAGCCAGGAAATCAAGGATGAGAAATATGTACATAAAAACCGTCTGTTTGACGCAAAAATGAGTCTGGAGAAGGATCTGCAGACGATTAAGGACCGCAGACACGCAGCTTACAGCTACAAGTATCATCTGATCGACCTTCTGCGGATGTCGAAGTTCACCTTTGCGGAGACGCAGGCGCAGAAATGGGAAAACTACAAATATACCTTTAACCGCAGGGCATTCCTCCTGCAGAACGGTCTGTACATTGCAATCGTGATTATTTTCATTGCGCTGTGTATCATTACGCCGATTGTCAAGCACACACCGCTGCTGACATACAATAACGTACTGAATATTCTGCAGCAGGCATCGCCGCGAATGTTCCTTGCGCTCGGCGTAGCCGGACTGATCCTTCTTGCAGGTACCGACCTTTCCATCGGACGTATGGTAGGTATGGGTATGACGACGGCGACGATTATCATGCATCAGGGCGTCAACACCGGTTCCGTATTCGGACATGTGTTTGACTTTACCGGAATCCCGGTGGTGGGGAGAGTCTTCCTCGGACTGCTTGCCTGCGTGGTTCTGTGTACGTTCTTCACAACGATTGCGGGCTTCTTCACGGCGAAGTTCAAGATGCATCCGTTTATTTCCACGATGGCGAACATGCTGGTAATTTTTGGTCTTGTAACCTATGCGACAAAGGGTGTATCCTTCGGTGCGATTGAATCCTCGATTCCGAGCATGATTATCCCGAAGATTAACGGCTTCCCCACCATCATTCTCTGGGCGGTGGCAGCGGTCATTATCGTATGGTTTATCTGGAACAAGACAACGTTTGGTAAGAATCTGTACGCGGTCGGCGGAAACGCTGAGGCGGCGGCAGTTTCCGGTATCTCGGTATTCAAGGTAACCGTTGGCGCATTCGTTATGGCAGGTATCCTTTATGGTTTCGGTTCCTGGCTGGAATGTGCGAGAATGTTCGGTTCCGGTTCCGCAGCTTACGGGCAGGGCTGGGAAATGGACGCTATCGCAGCCTGCGTAGTAGGCGGCGTATCCTTCACCGGTGGTATCGGTAAGATTTCGGGCGTAGTAGTCGGTGTATTCATCTTCACCGCACTTACCTACTCCCTTACCATCCTCGGTATCGACACAAACCTGCAGTTCGTGTTCTCCGGTATCATCATTCTGGTGGCGGTAACACTCGACTGTCTGAAATATGTGCAGAAAAAATAAGAAGTTTTGCGAAAGAGCCGGCGGTGTCCGGCTCTTTTTTAATGTATAAGAGCAGCTTTTTCATGCAGAGCATGGAGTTATTCCAAATAGTATTCTGCTTAAAACTGCAGTAATAGAAAGAAATTGTAAAATACGACAAATACAAGGTCGGATTTATTAAAAATTATTAATTATTTTATGTGCAAAAATAATATTGACACCGCTCCCATTTTATTGTAATATGTCAATATAACGAAGCGGGAGATAAAAAATGGCAAATATTGATGATGTTGCAAAAAAAGCAGGAGTATCCAAAAGCACGGTATCACGCGTGCTGCTGGGGGGAAACAAGGTAAAACCTTCTACAAAAGAACGTGTATTAAAAGTAATAGAGGAAATGAACTATAGTCCGAATACTGCAGCACGTACACTGGCGGCGGGAAAAAGTCATAATATTGGAGTAATCAGCAGCTATACATTGAATGACCCGTTTTACTCGGCGGCAGGCGAGGAGATTTATCATGTATGTGGAGAAATGGGCTATAGTACGCTGTTTGTCATTAATCGTACAGATAAGAATGAGCATAAAGACCCGATTGCACTTCTGCACGGAAAGGTAGATGGATTTTTGTTCATGGGAGATAATTCTGTGACAAAGGAGCAGCTGGAAAAGCTGACAAAAATGGAACTTCCGACTGCGGTATTTAAAACGGGAGAATGGATTCCCGGAATTATTCAGGCAGATACAGATAATATAGATGGAGCATGCAGAGGAACAGAATATTTAATTCGTCTGGGACATAGAAGAATAGCGATTCTTACGGGAAAGGAAAATTATTATGAGAGCATCGACCGAATGAAGGGGTATCAGAAAGCGTTGGAAGAAAATCATATCCGGTTTGAATCTGAACTGGTCTTTCCAGGTCAATTCTCCTATGATAAGGCGAGAAATCTGGCAAAAGAAATTATTGCATCAAGAGCGACGGCTGTCTTTTGTTTTAATGATGTAATGGCACATGGTTTTATTCAGGGAGCAGGAGAGTGTGGATACCGGGTTCCGGAGGATATTTCTGTTCTGGGGTATGATAATATTATGTTCAGCAATTATGACTCTTATGTGCATTTATCAACGGTAAAACAGCCGATAAAGGAGATGAGTGCCTATCTTGTCAGAGCTCTGATTGCCCAGATTGAAGATGGACAGCCGCCTGTTCAGAAAATTTTTCCGACGAAAATTTCAGAAAAAGAAACTACGCGATAAGCGTATGTTTTTTTACCTAAAAATGGTAGCGCTACCATTTTTGGGGAAACATATAAACAAACTATAAAGTAGAAAAGGAGTAGAAGAATGAAGAAGAAAATTTGTGTACAAATGGCAGTGATGATGGCAGCAGGAAGTCTTATATCGGTTCCGGTACTGGCGGAAGAAAGTACAG
This is a stretch of genomic DNA from Marvinbryantia formatexigens DSM 14469. It encodes these proteins:
- a CDS encoding sugar ABC transporter ATP-binding protein, with product MADKKDVNVLSIRGMSKSFGRNRVLDHINLDVKRGTVMGLMGENGAGKSTMMKCLFGTYQKDEGTIFLDGKEVNFSGPKDALENGIAMVHQELNQCLERNVIDNLFLGRYPVNSLGVVDEGRMKKEASELFRKLGMTVNLTQPMRNMSVSQRQMCEIAKAISYNAKVIVLDEPTSSLTVQEVNKLFEMMRMLKEQGIALVYISHKMDEIFEICDEISVLRDGNLVMTKETKETNMNELIAAMVGRSLENRFPPVDNKPGDVVLSIQNLSTKYEPHLQDISFDVREGEIFGLYGLVGAGRTELLETIFGVRTRAAGRVYYKGQLMNFENAREAMDHGFAMITEERKANGLFLKEDLTFNTTIANLDQYKSGIALSDPKMVKATANEIKVMHTKCMGPDDMITSLSGGNQQKVIFGKWLERSPKVFMMDEPTRGIDVGAKYEIYELIISMAKQGKTIIVVSSEMPEILGITNRIGVMSNGHLSGIVNTKETNQEELLRLSAKYL
- a CDS encoding galactose/methyl galactoside ABC transporter permease MglC: MANGNGKILTAEQEKKLLAPIEEYVGKIQKKIDALRADGTDKVIAAQSSIDAIKRDRTMPASEKEAAIAKLRSEMEKAKSVEAANKNEVSRLIADAENYLKAHFDKEYYQPVKESCEQEKALAKTAYEEKVAKLKAEHQTTVAKLSNSQEIKDEKYVHKNRLFDAKMSLEKDLQTIKDRRHAAYSYKYHLIDLLRMSKFTFAETQAQKWENYKYTFNRRAFLLQNGLYIAIVIIFIALCIITPIVKHTPLLTYNNVLNILQQASPRMFLALGVAGLILLAGTDLSIGRMVGMGMTTATIIMHQGVNTGSVFGHVFDFTGIPVVGRVFLGLLACVVLCTFFTTIAGFFTAKFKMHPFISTMANMLVIFGLVTYATKGVSFGAIESSIPSMIIPKINGFPTIILWAVAAVIIVWFIWNKTTFGKNLYAVGGNAEAAAVSGISVFKVTVGAFVMAGILYGFGSWLECARMFGSGSAAYGQGWEMDAIAACVVGGVSFTGGIGKISGVVVGVFIFTALTYSLTILGIDTNLQFVFSGIIILVAVTLDCLKYVQKK
- a CDS encoding LacI family DNA-binding transcriptional regulator, which codes for MANIDDVAKKAGVSKSTVSRVLLGGNKVKPSTKERVLKVIEEMNYSPNTAARTLAAGKSHNIGVISSYTLNDPFYSAAGEEIYHVCGEMGYSTLFVINRTDKNEHKDPIALLHGKVDGFLFMGDNSVTKEQLEKLTKMELPTAVFKTGEWIPGIIQADTDNIDGACRGTEYLIRLGHRRIAILTGKENYYESIDRMKGYQKALEENHIRFESELVFPGQFSYDKARNLAKEIIASRATAVFCFNDVMAHGFIQGAGECGYRVPEDISVLGYDNIMFSNYDSYVHLSTVKQPIKEMSAYLVRALIAQIEDGQPPVQKIFPTKISEKETTR